The following are encoded in a window of Strigops habroptila isolate Jane chromosome 9, bStrHab1.2.pri, whole genome shotgun sequence genomic DNA:
- the C9H15orf39 gene encoding uncharacterized protein C15orf39 homolog isoform X3, producing the protein MASKRHVEPLDPVIFTKLPRLERDPAASFPRGLCKPSPGSENRFNYKGSYFAYALQSPDGPEPPRARRSPAPPYLHYGTGASSQPMLAEGPGERCPPYPPESLGPGLKRPPGAEKGKDRLVSELVMTREKWGGLGPHHPFPVKKPVAVNPLAVPKPVYRAPEYFMDSRVALPLQQRPGNADWALPTASPASHPFHPGEHRRGPHADPSLPQLHPSMALPAREKVGSPVGFSPYYTVFEQYRSPPAHPFLDTSPHSQRKAPEMSRLSPDPWHKLRPPATSPVYQERPPECYLQSHYPLPLHKAPLFYPPSAPHMEAQPSGAYRGFGFAGSREPYPGTYLKPQAPRSYFPNPSDTYMSRAASAGAVASPPPKPAALPRDAEPPRQAGYVPSSSFAFSPGGMDVSSTSRARMEPGCEQHQAEGSRQPVVVRHSSAFQPICTQEKVPGGSSGLTETFPKGKGGGSNGIPEAFPKGEAGSSCGITKTFPKGEGRWVNQDPPEQKPPNPERRAGSAPRKTPSEGPPALIAIGKGDTCKVKDAAKELISLSPPASPPELLEDPRDSEVPPPSPPMPVIKKVFSLASCGDYLEGTEGSASFCREHLWGDTPPLNMGGSQEPMAAVPTAASQELVHSGVEQSQEESGHRSVPEEPEPVPRDPGSEEDSSNEEESKVLDLSLKKRLVEPGETRRVLDGQGAKEEKKDPERTVRAGEETKPRGLPLLVKVASLDRNSFQSSASFLFTKYKILRSTPAPPSTIPPLFSTIPTPASTIPAPPSTIPAPSSIIPALSSTIPAPLSTIPALSSTIPALSITIPTQPSRTTPSPPSTISALSSTIPAPPTTISAPSSIIPALSNTIPAPSSTIPPQPSRIIPAPSSTIPAPPSTISSLSSTIPTQPSSTILSPSSTIPALSSTIPTQPSSTILSPSSTIPALSSTIPAPPSTIPALSRTIPALSITIPAQPSCTTPSLSSTIPALSSTIPAPSSTIPSPPSTIPALSSTIPSPPSTIPAPSSTIPALSSTIPSPPSTIPAPSSTIPAPPSSPPRSPAPPPAPCSSTPPASPQPGPLAPPPLPEPPCALLGEERVSLPGPCAGPAPHASAGQYFTTLHTWLCDVLSCSVARSSPELLREWLKKVEPEEEHGEAVPKSPLKAKNGSRVPEHHKATKGKEIWLAFQDVAALLANLLSQLETFMFARKCPFPHVVRAGAVFIPIHVVKEKLFPKLPGVSVDQVLQEHKVELRPTTLSEERHLRDLELKSCTSRMLKLLALKQLPDIYPDLLNLHWHNSIKQQLGSSSQAGKNPSNPGMEVLMAKR; encoded by the exons ATGGCCTCAAAACGACACGTGGAGCCTCTGGACCCCGTGATTTTCACCAAGCTACCTCGGCTGGAGCGAGACCCTGCCGCCAGCTTCCCCAGGGGCCTCTGCAAACCCAGCCCTGGCTCCGAAAACCGTTTCAACTACAAGGGCTCCTACTTTGCCTACGCGCTGCAGAGCCCCGATGGCCCCGAGCCGCCCCGCGCACGCCGGAGCCCGGCACCTCCCTACCTGCACTATGGCACCggtgccagcagccagcccatGCTGGCAGAGGGGCCGGGCGAGCGCTGCCCCCCGTACCCACCTGAGAGCCTGGGGCCCGGGCTGAAGCGCCCCCCCGGTGCTGAAAAGGGCAAGGACAGGCTGGTGTCAGAACTGGTGATGACCAGGGAGAAGTGGGGTGGCCTGGGGCCGCACCACCCCTTCCCGGTGAAGAAGCCGGTGGCGGTGAACCCCCTGGCTGTCCCCAAGCCGGTGTACAGGGCTCCTGAGTACTTCATGGACTCCCGGGTGGCTCTGCCGCTGCAGCAGAGACCAGGCAATGCAGACTGGGCTCTGCCCACCGCCAGCCCTGCCAGCCACCCCTTCCACCCTGGGGAGCACAGGAGGGGTCCCCACGCCGACCCCAGCCTCCCGCAGCTGCACCCCAGCATGGCGCTGCCCGCCAGGGAGAAGGTGGGCTCCCCTGTTGGCTTCTCCCCCTACTACACTGTCTTTGAGCAGTACAGGAGCCCCCCTGCCCACCCATTCCTGGACACCAGCCCTCACAGCCAGAGGAAGGCGCCCGAGATGTCCAGGCTCAGCCCGGACCCCTGGCACAAGCTCCGTCCACCCGCCACCAGCCCAGTGTACCAGGAGAGGCCACCGGAGTGTTACCTGCAGAGCCACTACCCGCTGCCCCTCCATAAAGCTCCCCTCTTCTACCCCCCGTCGGCACCCCACATGGAGGCACAGCCCAGCGGTGCCTACAGAGGCTTTGGCTTTGCGGGAAGCAGGGAGCCCTATCCCGGCACTTACCTCAAGCCCCAAGCCCCAAGGAGCTACTTCCCCAACCCCTCGGATACCTACATGTCGAGGGCAGCCAGCGCCGGCGCGGTGGCATCACCCCCTCCCAAGCCAGCGGCGCTGCCGCGGGATGCGGAGCCACCAAGGCAAGCGGGATACGTGCCGAGCTCCAGCTTTGCCTTCAGTCCTGGTGGCATGGATGTATCCAGCACCTCCAGAGCCCGCATGGAGCCGGGATGTGAGCAGCATCAGGCAGAGGGTTCCCGTCAGCCagtggtggtgaggcacagCAGCGCTTTCCAACCCATCTGCACCCAGGAGAAGGTGCCTGGGGGCTCCAGTGGGCTCACAGAGACATTTCCCAAAGGGAAAGGCGGCGGTTCCAATGGGATCCCAGAGGCCTTTCCCAAAGGAGAAGCGGGCAGCTCCTGTGGGATCACAAAGACCTTTCCCAAAGGAGAAGGGCGCTGGGTGAATCAGGATCCTCCTGAGCAGAAGCCCCCTAACCCTGAGAGAAGAGCCGGTTCGGCCCCCCGGAAGACCCCCAGTGAAGGACCACCGGCTCTCATCGCCATAGGGAAAGGAGATACTTGCAAGGTCAAGGATGCAGCCAAGGAGCTCATCTCCCTTTCTCCACCTGCCTCCCCACCAGAGTTGCTGGAAGACCCAAGGGACAGCGAGgttcctcctccctccccacccatGCCAGTGATCAAGAAGGTCTTCAGCCTGGCATCCTGTGGAGACTACCTAGAGGGGACCGAGGGCTCAGCCTCCTTCTGCAGGGAGCATCTGTGGGGGGACACGCCACCCCTAAACATGGGGGGCAGCCAGGAGCCCATGGCGGCGGTGCCCACAGCGGCCAGCCAGGAGCTTGTCCATAGTGGCGTGGAGCAGAGCCAAGAGGAAAGTGGTCACAGGAGTGTCCCTGAAGAGCCGGAGCCTGTGCCCCGAGACCCAGGGTCTGAAGAGGACAGCTCCAATGAGGAGGAGAGCAAAGTGCTGGACCTCAGCTTGAAGAAGAGACTGGTGGAACCTGGAGAGACCCGCAGGGTGCTGGATGGGCAAGGGGcgaaggaggagaaaaaggatcCAGAGAGGACGGTGAGAGCGGGAGAGGAAACCAAGCCCCGGGGGCTGCCCTTGCTGGTCAAGGTGGCCTCCTTGGACAGGAACAGCTTCCAGAGCTCGGCCTCCTTCTTGTTCACAAAGTACAAGATCCTGCGCTCCACCCCGGCTCCACCCAGCACCATTCCCCCTCTATTCAGCACCATTCCCACTCCAGCCAGCACCATTCCTGCTCCACCCAGCACCATTCCCGCTCCATCCAGCATCATTCCTGCTCTATCCAGCACCATTCCTGCTCCACTCAGCACCATTCCCGCTCTATCCAGCACCATTCCTGCTCTATCCATCACCATTCCAACGCAGCCATCCCGCACCACTCCATCTCCACCCAGCACCATTTCTGCTCTATCCAGCACCATTCCTGCTCCACCCACCACCATTTCTGCTCCATCCAGCATCATTCCTGCTCTATCCAACACCATTCCTGCTCCATCCAGCACCATTCCACCACAGCCATCCAGAATCATTCCTGCTCCATCCAGCACCATTCCTGCTCCACCCAGCACCATTTCTTCTCTATCCAGCACCATTCCAACGCAGCCATCCAGCACCATTCTTTCTCCATCCAGTACCATCCCTGCTCTATCCAGCACCATTCCAACCCAGCCATCCAGCACCATTCTCTCTCCATCCAGTACCATCCCTGCTCTATCCAGCACCATTCCTGCTCCACCCAGCACCATTCCTGCTCTATCCAGGACCATTCCTGCTCTATCCATCACCATTCCAGCGCAGCCATCCTGCACCACTCCATCTCTATCCAGCACCATTCCTGCTCTATCCAGCACCATTCCTGCTCCATCCAGCACCATTCCCTCTCCACCCAGCACCATTCCTGCTCTATCCAGCACCATTCCCTCTCCACCCAGCACCATTCCCGCTCCATCCAGCACCATTCCCGCTCTATCCAGCACCATTCCCTCTCCACCCAGCACCATTCCCGCTCCATCCAGCACCATTCCCGCTCCACCCAGCAGCCCCCCGCGCAGCCCAGCGCCGCCCCCAGcgccctgcagcagcaccccccCTGCCTCCCCGCAGCCGGGCCCCTtggcgccgccgccgctgcccgaGCCCCCCTGCGCGCTGCTGGGCGAGGAGCGGGTGTCGCTGCCCGGGCCCTGCGCGGGCCCGGCGCCGCACGCCTCGGCCGGGCAGTACTTCACCACCCTGCACACGTGGCTCTGCGACGTCCTCTCCTGCTCCGTGGCCAGGTCCTCCCCGGAGCTCCTGCGGGAGTGGCTGAAGAAGGTGGAGCCGGAGGAGGAGCACGGGGAAGCGGTGCCCAAATCCCCCCTCAAAGCCAAGAACGGCTCCAGGGTCCCCGAACATCACAAGGCCACCAAGGGCAAGGAGATCTGGTTGGCTTTCCAGGACGTGGCTGCTCTCCTCGCCAACCTGCTGTCCCAGCTGGAGACCTTCATGTTCGCTCGCAAGTGTCCTTTCCCACACGTGGTCCGGGCAGGGGCCGTCTTCATCCCCATCCACGTTGTGAAGGAGAAGCTCTTCCCCAAGCTCCCCGGGGTCTCCGTTGACcaagtgctgcaggagcacaagGTGGAGCTGCGCCCCACCACGCTCTCGGAGGAGAGGCACTTGAGGGACCTGGAGCTGAAGAGCTGCACCTCGCGCATGCTGAAGCTCCTGGCGCTCAAGCAGCTCCCTGATATCTACCCAGACCTGCTGAACCTTCACTGGCACAACTCCATCAAGCAGCAGCTTG GTTCAAGCTCACAGGCTGGCAAGAACCCCTCCAA TCCTGGCATGGAGGTTCTGATGGCAAAGCGATAG
- the C9H15orf39 gene encoding uncharacterized protein C15orf39 homolog isoform X2: MGKEGQLSSPISHPAHDTGSNVQMASKRHVEPLDPVIFTKLPRLERDPAASFPRGLCKPSPGSENRFNYKGSYFAYALQSPDGPEPPRARRSPAPPYLHYGTGASSQPMLAEGPGERCPPYPPESLGPGLKRPPGAEKGKDRLVSELVMTREKWGGLGPHHPFPVKKPVAVNPLAVPKPVYRAPEYFMDSRVALPLQQRPGNADWALPTASPASHPFHPGEHRRGPHADPSLPQLHPSMALPAREKVGSPVGFSPYYTVFEQYRSPPAHPFLDTSPHSQRKAPEMSRLSPDPWHKLRPPATSPVYQERPPECYLQSHYPLPLHKAPLFYPPSAPHMEAQPSGAYRGFGFAGSREPYPGTYLKPQAPRSYFPNPSDTYMSRAASAGAVASPPPKPAALPRDAEPPRQAGYVPSSSFAFSPGGMDVSSTSRARMEPGCEQHQAEGSRQPVVVRHSSAFQPICTQEKVPGGSSGLTETFPKGKGGGSNGIPEAFPKGEAGSSCGITKTFPKGEGRWVNQDPPEQKPPNPERRAGSAPRKTPSEGPPALIAIGKGDTCKVKDAAKELISLSPPASPPELLEDPRDSEVPPPSPPMPVIKKVFSLASCGDYLEGTEGSASFCREHLWGDTPPLNMGGSQEPMAAVPTAASQELVHSGVEQSQEESGHRSVPEEPEPVPRDPGSEEDSSNEEESKVLDLSLKKRLVEPGETRRVLDGQGAKEEKKDPERTVRAGEETKPRGLPLLVKVASLDRNSFQSSASFLFTKYKILRSTPAPPSTIPPLFSTIPTPASTIPAPPSTIPAPSSIIPALSSTIPAPLSTIPALSSTIPALSITIPTQPSRTTPSPPSTISALSSTIPAPPTTISAPSSIIPALSNTIPAPSSTIPPQPSRIIPAPSSTIPAPPSTISSLSSTIPTQPSSTILSPSSTIPALSSTIPTQPSSTILSPSSTIPALSSTIPAPPSTIPALSRTIPALSITIPAQPSCTTPSLSSTIPALSSTIPAPSSTIPSPPSTIPALSSTIPSPPSTIPAPSSTIPALSSTIPSPPSTIPAPSSTIPAPPSSPPRSPAPPPAPCSSTPPASPQPGPLAPPPLPEPPCALLGEERVSLPGPCAGPAPHASAGQYFTTLHTWLCDVLSCSVARSSPELLREWLKKVEPEEEHGEAVPKSPLKAKNGSRVPEHHKATKGKEIWLAFQDVAALLANLLSQLETFMFARKCPFPHVVRAGAVFIPIHVVKEKLFPKLPGVSVDQVLQEHKVELRPTTLSEERHLRDLELKSCTSRMLKLLALKQLPDIYPDLLNLHWHNSIKQQLGSSSQAGKNPSNPGMEVLMAKR; this comes from the exons ATGGGCAAG GAAGGCCAGCTCAGCTCTCCCATCTCACACCCTGCTCATGACACCGGCAGCAACGTACAAATGGCCTCAAAACGACACGTGGAGCCTCTGGACCCCGTGATTTTCACCAAGCTACCTCGGCTGGAGCGAGACCCTGCCGCCAGCTTCCCCAGGGGCCTCTGCAAACCCAGCCCTGGCTCCGAAAACCGTTTCAACTACAAGGGCTCCTACTTTGCCTACGCGCTGCAGAGCCCCGATGGCCCCGAGCCGCCCCGCGCACGCCGGAGCCCGGCACCTCCCTACCTGCACTATGGCACCggtgccagcagccagcccatGCTGGCAGAGGGGCCGGGCGAGCGCTGCCCCCCGTACCCACCTGAGAGCCTGGGGCCCGGGCTGAAGCGCCCCCCCGGTGCTGAAAAGGGCAAGGACAGGCTGGTGTCAGAACTGGTGATGACCAGGGAGAAGTGGGGTGGCCTGGGGCCGCACCACCCCTTCCCGGTGAAGAAGCCGGTGGCGGTGAACCCCCTGGCTGTCCCCAAGCCGGTGTACAGGGCTCCTGAGTACTTCATGGACTCCCGGGTGGCTCTGCCGCTGCAGCAGAGACCAGGCAATGCAGACTGGGCTCTGCCCACCGCCAGCCCTGCCAGCCACCCCTTCCACCCTGGGGAGCACAGGAGGGGTCCCCACGCCGACCCCAGCCTCCCGCAGCTGCACCCCAGCATGGCGCTGCCCGCCAGGGAGAAGGTGGGCTCCCCTGTTGGCTTCTCCCCCTACTACACTGTCTTTGAGCAGTACAGGAGCCCCCCTGCCCACCCATTCCTGGACACCAGCCCTCACAGCCAGAGGAAGGCGCCCGAGATGTCCAGGCTCAGCCCGGACCCCTGGCACAAGCTCCGTCCACCCGCCACCAGCCCAGTGTACCAGGAGAGGCCACCGGAGTGTTACCTGCAGAGCCACTACCCGCTGCCCCTCCATAAAGCTCCCCTCTTCTACCCCCCGTCGGCACCCCACATGGAGGCACAGCCCAGCGGTGCCTACAGAGGCTTTGGCTTTGCGGGAAGCAGGGAGCCCTATCCCGGCACTTACCTCAAGCCCCAAGCCCCAAGGAGCTACTTCCCCAACCCCTCGGATACCTACATGTCGAGGGCAGCCAGCGCCGGCGCGGTGGCATCACCCCCTCCCAAGCCAGCGGCGCTGCCGCGGGATGCGGAGCCACCAAGGCAAGCGGGATACGTGCCGAGCTCCAGCTTTGCCTTCAGTCCTGGTGGCATGGATGTATCCAGCACCTCCAGAGCCCGCATGGAGCCGGGATGTGAGCAGCATCAGGCAGAGGGTTCCCGTCAGCCagtggtggtgaggcacagCAGCGCTTTCCAACCCATCTGCACCCAGGAGAAGGTGCCTGGGGGCTCCAGTGGGCTCACAGAGACATTTCCCAAAGGGAAAGGCGGCGGTTCCAATGGGATCCCAGAGGCCTTTCCCAAAGGAGAAGCGGGCAGCTCCTGTGGGATCACAAAGACCTTTCCCAAAGGAGAAGGGCGCTGGGTGAATCAGGATCCTCCTGAGCAGAAGCCCCCTAACCCTGAGAGAAGAGCCGGTTCGGCCCCCCGGAAGACCCCCAGTGAAGGACCACCGGCTCTCATCGCCATAGGGAAAGGAGATACTTGCAAGGTCAAGGATGCAGCCAAGGAGCTCATCTCCCTTTCTCCACCTGCCTCCCCACCAGAGTTGCTGGAAGACCCAAGGGACAGCGAGgttcctcctccctccccacccatGCCAGTGATCAAGAAGGTCTTCAGCCTGGCATCCTGTGGAGACTACCTAGAGGGGACCGAGGGCTCAGCCTCCTTCTGCAGGGAGCATCTGTGGGGGGACACGCCACCCCTAAACATGGGGGGCAGCCAGGAGCCCATGGCGGCGGTGCCCACAGCGGCCAGCCAGGAGCTTGTCCATAGTGGCGTGGAGCAGAGCCAAGAGGAAAGTGGTCACAGGAGTGTCCCTGAAGAGCCGGAGCCTGTGCCCCGAGACCCAGGGTCTGAAGAGGACAGCTCCAATGAGGAGGAGAGCAAAGTGCTGGACCTCAGCTTGAAGAAGAGACTGGTGGAACCTGGAGAGACCCGCAGGGTGCTGGATGGGCAAGGGGcgaaggaggagaaaaaggatcCAGAGAGGACGGTGAGAGCGGGAGAGGAAACCAAGCCCCGGGGGCTGCCCTTGCTGGTCAAGGTGGCCTCCTTGGACAGGAACAGCTTCCAGAGCTCGGCCTCCTTCTTGTTCACAAAGTACAAGATCCTGCGCTCCACCCCGGCTCCACCCAGCACCATTCCCCCTCTATTCAGCACCATTCCCACTCCAGCCAGCACCATTCCTGCTCCACCCAGCACCATTCCCGCTCCATCCAGCATCATTCCTGCTCTATCCAGCACCATTCCTGCTCCACTCAGCACCATTCCCGCTCTATCCAGCACCATTCCTGCTCTATCCATCACCATTCCAACGCAGCCATCCCGCACCACTCCATCTCCACCCAGCACCATTTCTGCTCTATCCAGCACCATTCCTGCTCCACCCACCACCATTTCTGCTCCATCCAGCATCATTCCTGCTCTATCCAACACCATTCCTGCTCCATCCAGCACCATTCCACCACAGCCATCCAGAATCATTCCTGCTCCATCCAGCACCATTCCTGCTCCACCCAGCACCATTTCTTCTCTATCCAGCACCATTCCAACGCAGCCATCCAGCACCATTCTTTCTCCATCCAGTACCATCCCTGCTCTATCCAGCACCATTCCAACCCAGCCATCCAGCACCATTCTCTCTCCATCCAGTACCATCCCTGCTCTATCCAGCACCATTCCTGCTCCACCCAGCACCATTCCTGCTCTATCCAGGACCATTCCTGCTCTATCCATCACCATTCCAGCGCAGCCATCCTGCACCACTCCATCTCTATCCAGCACCATTCCTGCTCTATCCAGCACCATTCCTGCTCCATCCAGCACCATTCCCTCTCCACCCAGCACCATTCCTGCTCTATCCAGCACCATTCCCTCTCCACCCAGCACCATTCCCGCTCCATCCAGCACCATTCCCGCTCTATCCAGCACCATTCCCTCTCCACCCAGCACCATTCCCGCTCCATCCAGCACCATTCCCGCTCCACCCAGCAGCCCCCCGCGCAGCCCAGCGCCGCCCCCAGcgccctgcagcagcaccccccCTGCCTCCCCGCAGCCGGGCCCCTtggcgccgccgccgctgcccgaGCCCCCCTGCGCGCTGCTGGGCGAGGAGCGGGTGTCGCTGCCCGGGCCCTGCGCGGGCCCGGCGCCGCACGCCTCGGCCGGGCAGTACTTCACCACCCTGCACACGTGGCTCTGCGACGTCCTCTCCTGCTCCGTGGCCAGGTCCTCCCCGGAGCTCCTGCGGGAGTGGCTGAAGAAGGTGGAGCCGGAGGAGGAGCACGGGGAAGCGGTGCCCAAATCCCCCCTCAAAGCCAAGAACGGCTCCAGGGTCCCCGAACATCACAAGGCCACCAAGGGCAAGGAGATCTGGTTGGCTTTCCAGGACGTGGCTGCTCTCCTCGCCAACCTGCTGTCCCAGCTGGAGACCTTCATGTTCGCTCGCAAGTGTCCTTTCCCACACGTGGTCCGGGCAGGGGCCGTCTTCATCCCCATCCACGTTGTGAAGGAGAAGCTCTTCCCCAAGCTCCCCGGGGTCTCCGTTGACcaagtgctgcaggagcacaagGTGGAGCTGCGCCCCACCACGCTCTCGGAGGAGAGGCACTTGAGGGACCTGGAGCTGAAGAGCTGCACCTCGCGCATGCTGAAGCTCCTGGCGCTCAAGCAGCTCCCTGATATCTACCCAGACCTGCTGAACCTTCACTGGCACAACTCCATCAAGCAGCAGCTTG GTTCAAGCTCACAGGCTGGCAAGAACCCCTCCAA TCCTGGCATGGAGGTTCTGATGGCAAAGCGATAG